In Salmo trutta chromosome 16, fSalTru1.1, whole genome shotgun sequence, a genomic segment contains:
- the LOC115150362 gene encoding LOW QUALITY PROTEIN: NAD-dependent protein lipoamidase sirtuin-4, mitochondrial (The sequence of the model RefSeq protein was modified relative to this genomic sequence to represent the inferred CDS: inserted 2 bases in 1 codon), with protein sequence MQLLRRPLTLCGAAPGRRATSSVPASIQRFVPASSTINAHALERLQAFFRATRLFVITGAGLSTESGIPDYRSDGVGLYARKDRRHMQHAEYICSAQSRQLYWARNXVGWTQFSSHQPNSAHLALQQWEEQGKVHWLVTQNVDALHSKAGHQGLTELHGCAHR encoded by the exons ATGCAGTTGCTGAGGAGACCCCTGACACTGTGTGGTGCGGCCCCTGGGAGGCGGGCAACATCATCTGTTCCCGCGAGTATCCAGCGCTTCGTGCCCGCCAGCAGCACCATCAATGCCCACGCCCTGGAGCGGCTACAGGCCTTTTTTCGTGCCACACGCCTCTTCGTCATCACTGGAGCTGGGCTCTCCACAGAGTCTGGCATCCCAGACTACCGCTCAGATGGGGTGGGTCTCTATGCTCGCAAAGACAGGCGACATATGCAGCACGCAGAGTATATATGTAGTGCCCAGTCTCGTCAGCTCTACTGGGCTAGGAA TGTGGGCTGGACACAGTTCTCCTCTCATCAGCCAAACTCTGCCCACCTGGCCCTGCAGCAGTGGGAGGAACAGGGAAAGGTCCACTGGCTGGTTACGCAGAATGTGGACGCGCTTCATTCCAAGGCAGGGCACCAAGGACTGACTGAACTGCACGGCTGCGCTCACAGGTAG